In Streptococcus parauberis NCFD 2020, the sequence GTGTCCCTCATCTCTATTTATCACCTAGTCAAAAACAAGCTAAAGGACGTTTAGGCCGTGATTTTTATGCCTCAAAAAACGGTGGCATCTATATGTCACTCCATTTGAAACCTAACCAAACTTACCAAGAGATGGAACCATATACCATGATGGTTGCCTCAAGTATCGTCAATGCCATTTACCGACTTACTGGTATTGAAACCCAAATAAAATGGGTCAATGATATCTATTTAAATGATAAAAAGATTGCTGGTATTTTAACCGAGGCTATAACATCTGTTGAAACTGGCTTAATTACTGACGTGATTATCGGAGCTGGTTTAAATTTTCATTTGACTGACCTCCCTGAAGAACTAAGTTCAATAGCAACATCACTCTTCCGACATCAACCAACTATCACCAGAAATCAATTGATTTCTGAAATTTGGAAACTTTTCTTCCAAATACCAGTACAAGATCATTTAAAAGTTTACAAAGAAAAATCACTTGTTCTTAACAAACAAGTGACCTATAGTAAAAATAATCAAATTATCCATGGACGCGCCATTGATATCACTGACCAAGGTTACTTAATCGTTGAAAAAACAGATAAAACACTTGAAACATTGCATAGTGGTGAAATCAGTCTTTCTTCTTGGACTCTTTAGCAGCCTCTATTAATTTTTTTGAAAAATTGGTAATAGCATAGACCTTCCTTAAATCACGATAGAGGAGAATACCCCAGAAAAGTGCAAATAAGAAATCGCCTGCTAGGACAGAGTCGTTAAAAAAATAGGTTTCAAAAGCACATAATAGTGCCATAAAAATAAATTGTCTTAAAGTCATAGTTGTATTTTACCAAAAAAAAGAAAATTCTACGAAGAATTTTCTTTTTTTCTTAATCTTCTACCTGTTTTATTTTTTCAGACAGGAAATCAAATTCTGGTGGAAGAAATGATTCCTCCTCCGCTTTGTTTACCTGTACTGGAGATTTGTCTTTCATTTTTTTAGCAAATTCACTCCGAATGTGATTAAAATCTGATCGAGGGACAGCTAAAATATGTGGTGTGAAACCAGCTGCTTTGCTCATAATATTACCAAACATATCATTTAAATCTGTTCGGTTCATGGCTTGTTCTGCATTGAAGGCAGCCTCAAATGCAAGAATAGCATTCTCACTGTTAGCCAAAACTGGTTCAGAACCAAGCAACAAAGCTCTATCCTGTGGAGAAATACTATCCAAGATTTCATTCCAAACTGATTTCAAAGAATCTAAGTATTGTCTAGACTGCTCACTATCTTGAACGGTTTCTTCCATAATTGTTAAAATCTTTTGTCGATCAACTTTATAAGTAAAAGTTTTCTTGGAAACTGGTTTAGCTTTGGTTGTAACGGGTGCAACTTCACCAGATGATAACGATTCAAGTTGCTCTTTTAATTGGTCGACTTGCATCTTTAAGGCATTGATTTCAGCTGATAAGTGATTATCGTCTGAAGCTGAATTCTGAACAGGACTAAGGTGAGCCAATTCAATGGTCATCATTTCTGCGTAAATACGAGGATGTGAACCCCGTTTTATTTCTGGAACATGTTTAGTAATAATCGCAATCATCTGAAAAATAGTTTCGCGAGGAACTGCTAAATTATCCGCAAAATGCTCTGTTTGATAACTACTCTCAGCACCACTTTGAACCATTAATAGTTCTCTGAAATAGGCTAATAAGTCCGTCGCAAAACGACTCATACTTTTACCATTATCAAAAATAGTCTCTAAATTAGAAAGAGCAGCCTGTGCTTCTTGGTTAATTATATTTGCCACATAGTCATCTAAAGCCAGAATGCTGATAGACCCAGTAATCTCTTCTGCAATTGATAATGTGATCTGATCATCTGGGGATAAACTAAGTGCCTGGTCTAAAATTGACAGGGCATCACGCATTCCACCTTCAGCGCGTCTCGCAATTAATCCTAAAGCTTCTTCTTCAAAAGGGATATTTTCCAAGGTCAAGATATGCATCAAATGAGCCTTGATATCTTTTTGTTTAATTGATTTGAATTCAAAACGTTGAACACGAGACAGAATCGTTGCCGGAATTTTGTGAAGTTCAGTGGTTGCGAGGATGAAAACAACATTTTCAGTTGGTTCCTCCAAGGTTTTTAATAAAGCATTAAATGCACCCGTTGATAGCATGTGCACTTCATCAATGATATAAACTTTATAGTTTGCACGACTCGGTGCATAAGTTGATTTATCACGAATTTCACGGATTTCATCCACACCATTGTTTGAGGCTGCATCAATTTCAATGACATCTTCTAAACTACCATTTGTAATATCATGACAAATATCACAGTTATTACAAGGCTCTCCATTAACTTGGTTCGGACAGTTCATTGCCTTAGCAAAAATCTTTGCTGCACTGGTTTTACCTGTTCCCCTTGGTCCAGAAAAGAGATAGGCATGACTAATTTTTTTGGATTCAACAGCCTGTTTCAAGGTTGTCGAGATGACAGATTGGCCAACCATTTCATCAAAGGTTTGGCTTCTGTATTTGCGATATAGGGCTTGATACATTATTTTTCTACTCCAAACATGTCAAAATTAAACCTTGTCTTTTCTAGTAAAATGGAGACAAATTCTTCCAGGTACTGTTTATCAATTTGATCATAATCACAAGTGGCAGAGGAATCTAGGTCTAATACTCCAATCAAACGATTATTTTTAATCATCGGAACTACTATCTCACTCAAAGCTCGTGAATCACAGGAAATATAGTTACTGTGTTGTCTAACGTCATCGACGATAATTGTTTCTTGCTGGCTTGCCGATTGTCCACAAACCCCTTTACCCATTGCAATATGGACGCACGAAACGCCCCCTTGAAATGGACCAAGAATCAATTCTTGACCGTCATGCAAATAAAATCCAGTAAAAACTGAATTTGGTAAAGTCATGTTTAATAAGGCACTAGCATTTGATAAATTTGCCATAACGTTACTTTCACTAGTAAACAAAGCATTTGCTTGTGCAATCATTACTTGATAGTTTTCTTCTTTTGTACTTGTTTTCATGCTTCTTATTATACCATAAGGCTAATCAGATGATAAGCTTTTCCTTTTAGCCTAAAATTAAAAAGCCTAGCAAAATTTGCTAGAACTTTTAAATCATGGTAATAGAGCGCTCCAGTCCTTGAGGTAGAGCCAATATAACAAATAAATCCCTATGAAAATCATAAAGATTCCTAAGACCCAAACAACCTGAAAGTACCATTTTTTTGTTTTATGATGGAATAGGTTCCCGCCTAAGATTGCGCCAATCCCACCAAAAAAGAAGGCAATTAGTAATAAAGTTCTTTCAGAAATGCGCCATTCCCCTTTTACAGCCTTACGTTTGTCAATCCCATATAAAGCAAAAACAACCACATTCCACATAATAATGGCACCAGCTAGTGCTACAAACATATCATTCTCCCTTAACTAGTCTCGATCGACTAGGATACTTGCAATTTTTGTTGTAATTAAATCAATTGCAACGACATTACTTACTCCTTCAGGAACAATAATATCAGCATAGCGTTTGCTTGGTTCAATAAATTGATGATACATTGGTTTTACCACGGTTGTATATTGTTCAATAATACTGTCTAAACTTCTGCCTCTTTCAACCATATCGCGTTTAATACGTCGGATAATTCGAATATCATCATCAGTGTCGACAAACAGCTTGATGTCCATCAGATCTCTTAATCTCTCGTCTTCTAAGACAAGAATGCCTTCAACGATAATAACATCTTGCGGCTCTTGACGGAAGGTTTTATCACTTCTCGTGTGTCGCGTATAATCATAGATAGGAATGTCAACAGGGCGTCCTTCAAGCAATTCCTTTAACTGTTCGATCATAAAATCAGTTTCAAAAGCTAGTGGATGGTCGTAATTAGTTTTGATACGTTCGTCAAAACTTAAATGGGCTTGGTCCTTATAATAAGAATCATGTTGAATCATCGCAATTCTTGCATCTGGGAAACTATCTAAAATCGCACGAGAAACGCTTGTCTTCCCGCCTCCAGATCCACCTGTGACGCCAATAATGATGGGTTTTTTATGCATCTTGCACTCCAAATCTAAAAAGTCTTCTGTATATTTTACCAAAAATTAAAAAGTTTTTCTATAAGATTTTCCTTAAACTTTCTTTTTCCTTTATTAGGAGCCTCTCTGAAATCATGTTATAATAGACTCAGTTACAATTGAAAAGGAAAAAAAATGATCAAAGAATTCCCACAAATTTGGCAAGACCAATTAGAAACTAGCCAAATGACAACTTTAACAGATATCCAAGAATCTGTATTTGAACCAATTCATTCAGGAAAAAACGTCCTCGGAATCAGCCCAACAGGGACAGGAAAAACCTTAGCTTATCTTTTCCCAACTCTACTAAAAATAACTAGCAAAAAATCACAACAACTTTTGATTTTATCTCCAAATACGGAACTTGCTGGACAAATTTTCGAAGTTACAAAAGAATGGGCTGAACCAATTGGCTTAACAGCGCAATTATTTATATCAGGAACTAGTCAAAAAAGACAAATTGAACGCCTTAAAAAAGGACCTCAGATTATTGTTGGCACACCTGGCCGGATTTTCGAACTGATTAAACTAAAAAAAATCAAAATGATGAATGTCGACACTATCATTTTAGATGAGTTTGATGAATTGCTGGGCGACTCACAATATGGTTTTGTGCAAAAAATTACCCATTATGTTCCCCGTGATCACCAATTTATCTACATGAGTGCAACTAATAAACTAGATCGTGCTAGCATTGAGCCAACAACTGAAATAATTGACAAATCAGACCAAAAGCTGGAAGCTATTAAACATTTCTATATTTCAGTAGAAAAACGTGATCGTCTTGATTTATTAAGAAAATTTTCAAATATAACAGATTTTAGAGCCCTAGTCTTCTTCAATAGCTTATCTGATTTAGGTGCTGTCGAAGAACGTCTGACCTATACTGGTTCTACTGCTGTTTCCTTAGCTAGTGATGTTAATGTAAGATTCAGAAAAACAATTTTAGAAAAATTTAAAGATCACCAAATTTCCCTCCTACTAGCCACTGATTTAGTAGCTCGTGGGATTGATATTGAAAATCTTGAATATGTCATCAATTTTGAAGTAGCCCGTGATAAAGAGAATTATACTCACCGCGCTGGCCGCACAGGTCGGATGGGTAAAGAAGGTGTCGTTATCACTTTTGTAAATCACCCTGAAGACATAAAAAAATTGAAAAAATTTGCCGATGTGTCTGAAATTCAATTACACAATCAACAATTATACAAAAAATAGAATCCTTTGGATTCTATTTTTTAGTTATCACCCAATAATTTTGAAACAGTTACACACTGATAGCCTTCTTTTTTAAGATAGTCAAGTACTGTCGGCAAGGCCTGTAAGCTAGTTTGATGGATATCATGCATTAGGATAATGCCACCTGGATGTAATTGACTCTTAATATTGGCCATAATTTTTTCGGTATTGTGATTTTCCCAATCTCTCGTATCGACAGTCCATAGTATTTCAGTCATACCAGACAATTTTTCAACTCTTGCATTAGTTGCTCCATAAGGTGGCCTTAGATAAATCGGACGCTTTCCACATGCTTTCTCTATTGCTATATTTGTTCGTTCAATTTGTGATTTCACTTCTTCATCAGACTGCTTAGTTAAATATGGATGATCCCATGTATGGTTTCCTATTTCAGAACCACTGGCAATGACCGATTTTAAGATACTTTCATTTCCCAAAACTTTCGAACCCATCATAAAGAATGTCGCTTTAGCATTGTATTTTTGCAAAATACTTATAACTTGTGGACTAGTAAGCGGGTTTGGTCCATCATCAAATGTTAATGCAACTAACTTTTTGGGGTGCAAAGCAGCTTCCTTAGCTTTTTGATATTCTGTAAAATCTATTTTTGATTGTCCTGTTAAAAAATTAGAATCAATCACATCAAATAATTCTTGTAGTGGAACTTGAATAGTCTTATCTATGATAAGTATTTTATCTTTCACCTTGAAATGATCCCGTAAGATACCATTTTCTTCACTGATTTGTGAATAGTCACTAATTTCAAACTTTTGATCAGGATAATCTTTTGTTACTATGCGAGTGATGTCGTCTAAATGACCAGACACTAATTCAGATAAATGAAAAGTTTGATAATCCGTTTTGATATGATAGTCACTGACTACATGGTCGCTTACTCTTTTTAGTTTTAAGAAACCTGCCTCATAAACTATTTTGTGGATTTTTACATTTTTAACACCTTTTAAGTCAGTAGTAGAAAACTCTGGTTTCAAAAAAACATATTGATCTTTCTGAGTGCTTTTGTAGACACTCGATGGTAGATTTTCATGGTAAAAGTCTTTATTGATTGCTGTTGGCGCAAAATAATAATATGTTTGATTCTTTCGATGAATAATTTTTTTACTTAAAAACGAATTTTCTGTAAGATTATTAATGTTTTCGTTTTTAATAATTTTCACTAAATCATTTTGTATCGACCAAGATTTCCAAAAAAAGAGACCACTAGTAATCAATATAATTCCTAAAAAGCCAATTAAGGTATAAAAAACTTTTCTCATTTCAAACTCCTTTTGTGTTATTATTATAGCACAAGAAAGCTAAATTATTACTTAGTTTTTTAATTTTATAGCCATAAAATAATTAGTTTTGTAAGAAAATTAAAAAGCAGAAACTAAATTTAGTTTCTGCTTTTTTGTTTATTGAAAAATTTGATTATTCAATATCAAAGACGATTGATTTTAGGTTTGTCATCGCATCGATAGAGTATTTAACACCTTGGACACCAGCTCCTGATTTCTTTGCACCTAAAAATGGGAAATTATCTGTTCCACGTTGTGTTTTGTTATTAATATGAACTGTACCAACTTCTAGTTTTTCACCAATTGCAAATGCACGAGGGAAATTATTTGTGAATACTGATGCTTGAAGTCCGTATTCAGAAGCGTTAGAAATTTCAATTGCCTCTTCTACTGAATTGATACGGATAAATGGTAGGACAGGACCAAAGGGTTCTTCCCAAGCTAAACGCATATCTGTATTAACGTTATCAAAAATAACTGGACAGATTAAGTTTCCTTCACGTTTGATTTCAGTAATTGCTTTAGCACCTTTTTCACTAGCTTCATTGATAAGACCTTCAACAAAATCGGCTGCCTTTGTATCAATCAATGGGGTGATGTCTGCATTTTCTTCAGGCATACCAACTGAAAGTTTTTTCACTAAATTGTGAACATGTTCAATTAATTGGTCCGCAACTTTGTCCATTACAAGAACACGTTTTACAGCAGTACAACGTTGTCCAGAGTATCCAAAGGCACCGGCAACAATATTTTTAGCTGCCATTTCAAGATCTGCATCTTCCAAAACAATAGCTGAGTCTTTACCACCAAGCTCAAGCATAATTGGACGCATACCAGCCAATTGACCAATACGTTCTCCAACTGGAGTCGAACCTGTAAAGTTAATAAAGTTTACTGCTTCATGTTCTACAATATAATCACCAATAACTGAACCACGACCTGTGATTGTATTGAAGACACCCGCGGGAACACCGGCTTCAGCAAAAGCTTCTGCTAGTAATAGTCCTGACATTGAACCTTGTGTAGGTGGTTTAAGGGCAACAACGTTACCTGCAATTAAAGCTGGAGCAATTTTTGAACCTGCTAAGTTAACTGGATAATTGAATGGTGAAATTGCTAAAACAAGACCAACTGGCTCATGACGCACAATAGCAATTTTTTTCTTGCTTGATGCTTCAAAACTTCCGCCTTCAAGAACTTCACCTTCCATGCGGATACCTTCTTCGGCAGCATAGTTAATAATTTCTGCGGTACGAATAACTTCACTAACTGCTGCTTTGTGACCTTTAGCAACTTCTTTAGAAAGTACAGAACCAATTTTTTCAGCGTCACGAACTAAAATGTCTGCTGCTTTATGCAAAATCGCTGCTCGTTCAACGTATGATAGCGCACGCCATTCTTTAAAAGCATTTTTCGCTGATTCGTAAACGAAGTCTACTTCTTCAGTTGACATTGCTGGAACTGAACCTAATTCTTCACCAGTTGCAGGTGCATAGATTTTGATTTCATTTTCTGAAAGTTTCCATTCACCGTTAACAAGATTTTTGTATTGTTTAGTCAAATCGTTATCTCCTTTAATGATAATACATCTATTCTATCACTTTTTGATGATAATTCAAACATCTGACACGACAATTATCTGAATATTGCTAATATTAACCAATAAAAAGAAGTCGGTTTCCCAACTTCTTATATCAGATTATAAATATTCTTTAGATAATTCAAGAACTTCTTCTGCAGTTGAACATGTTGTTAAAGCACGTTGTGCATATTCTTGCATCTTAGACGTATCTAAAGTTTTCATCAAACTTCGAGTACGTAGTACTGATGTAGCTGACATTGAAAATTCATCCAAGCCCATACCAACTAATAATGGTACAGCTTGTTGATCACCAGCCATTTCACCACACATACCAGCCCATTTACCTTCAGCGTGTGCTGCTTTGATAACATTGTTAATCAAACGTAGGATTGATGGGTTGTATGGTTGGTAAAGGTATGAAACTTGCTCGTTCATACGGTCAGCAGCCATTGTATATTGAATAAGGTCATTTGTTCCAATTGAGAAGAAATCAACTTCCTTTGCAAATTGGTCTGCAAGCATTGCTGCTGCAGGAATCTCAATCATAATACCAACTTGGATATCATCTGAAACTGCGATACCTTCAGCAACAAGTTTTGCTTTTTCTTCATCAAATACTGCTTTTGCAGCTCTAAATTCTTTAAGTAAAGCAACCATTGGGAACATGATACGAAGTTGTCCATGTACAGAGGCACGTAATAATGCACGCATCTGAGTACGGAACATACCATCTCCAGTTTCTGAGATAGAAATACGTAATGCACGGAAACCTAAGAATGGATTCATTTCTTTTGGAAGGTCAAAATAAGGAAGCTCTTTATCTCCACCAATATCCATTGTCCGAACTACAACTGGTTTACCATTCATTCCTTCAAGAACTGCTTTATATGCTTCATATTGCTCATCTTCAGTTGGGAAATCTTGTGAGTCCATGTATAAGAACTCGGTACGGTAAAGTCCTACTGCTTCAGCGCCATTTTCATTGACACCTTCAACATCTTTAGGAGTACCAATATTTGCAGCTAATTCGAAATGTTTGCCATCAGCAGTTACTGTTTCAGCATCTTTAAGTAATGCCCATTCAGCTTTTTGTTTAGCATATGCTTCGCCAGCTGTTTTGAATGCAGTAATTTCTTCTTCGCTAGGGTTGATAATAACTTCACCAGTAATACCATTAACAGCAATCATATCGCCATCGCTGACACGTTTAGTGATATCGTTAGTTCCTAGTACGGCAGCAATTTCAAGTGTACGAGCCATAATAGCTGAGTGACTTGTACGTCCACCAATATTAGTTACAAATGCTTTAACATATTTTTTATCCAATTGTGCAGTATCAGAAGGAGTTAAATCATGAGCAATCACGATAGATTCTTCATCGATAGTAGCAGGATTAGGTAATTTAACACCAAGCAAATGTGCTAAAACACGTTTTGCAACGTCACGGATATCTGCAGCACGTTCTTGCATGTATGGATTATCTTCCATACCTTCAAAAATAGTGATGAACATATCTGTAACTTCTTTAAGACCAGTTTCAGCATTAGTTTGTTTTGCACGAATTGTTTCTTTGATTTGGCTAATCATTTCTGGATCAGCTAATACCATCAAGTGAGCGTCAAATACTGAAGCTGCTTCTTCGCCTAAGCT encodes:
- the birA gene encoding bifunctional biotin--[acetyl-CoA-carboxylase] ligase/biotin operon repressor BirA yields the protein MKTSEKLYQILSQSESFISGEKLADQLSLSRTAIWKGIKSLENQGIEILATKKEGYKIISGDLLSAQEISDKLNISVTLNESSLSTQLDAKNAIATNPSVPHLYLSPSQKQAKGRLGRDFYASKNGGIYMSLHLKPNQTYQEMEPYTMMVASSIVNAIYRLTGIETQIKWVNDIYLNDKKIAGILTEAITSVETGLITDVIIGAGLNFHLTDLPEELSSIATSLFRHQPTITRNQLISEIWKLFFQIPVQDHLKVYKEKSLVLNKQVTYSKNNQIIHGRAIDITDQGYLIVEKTDKTLETLHSGEISLSSWTL
- a CDS encoding DUF3272 family protein, translated to MTLRQFIFMALLCAFETYFFNDSVLAGDFLFALFWGILLYRDLRKVYAITNFSKKLIEAAKESKKKD
- the dnaX gene encoding DNA polymerase III subunit gamma/tau; translation: MYQALYRKYRSQTFDEMVGQSVISTTLKQAVESKKISHAYLFSGPRGTGKTSAAKIFAKAMNCPNQVNGEPCNNCDICHDITNGSLEDVIEIDAASNNGVDEIREIRDKSTYAPSRANYKVYIIDEVHMLSTGAFNALLKTLEEPTENVVFILATTELHKIPATILSRVQRFEFKSIKQKDIKAHLMHILTLENIPFEEEALGLIARRAEGGMRDALSILDQALSLSPDDQITLSIAEEITGSISILALDDYVANIINQEAQAALSNLETIFDNGKSMSRFATDLLAYFRELLMVQSGAESSYQTEHFADNLAVPRETIFQMIAIITKHVPEIKRGSHPRIYAEMMTIELAHLSPVQNSASDDNHLSAEINALKMQVDQLKEQLESLSSGEVAPVTTKAKPVSKKTFTYKVDRQKILTIMEETVQDSEQSRQYLDSLKSVWNEILDSISPQDRALLLGSEPVLANSENAILAFEAAFNAEQAMNRTDLNDMFGNIMSKAAGFTPHILAVPRSDFNHIRSEFAKKMKDKSPVQVNKAEEESFLPPEFDFLSEKIKQVED
- a CDS encoding GAF domain-containing protein, giving the protein MKTSTKEENYQVMIAQANALFTSESNVMANLSNASALLNMTLPNSVFTGFYLHDGQELILGPFQGGVSCVHIAMGKGVCGQSASQQETIIVDDVRQHSNYISCDSRALSEIVVPMIKNNRLIGVLDLDSSATCDYDQIDKQYLEEFVSILLEKTRFNFDMFGVEK
- a CDS encoding DUF1294 domain-containing protein; this translates as MFVALAGAIIMWNVVVFALYGIDKRKAVKGEWRISERTLLLIAFFFGGIGAILGGNLFHHKTKKWYFQVVWVLGIFMIFIGIYLLYWLYLKDWSALLP
- the udk gene encoding uridine kinase, with the protein product MHKKPIIIGVTGGSGGGKTSVSRAILDSFPDARIAMIQHDSYYKDQAHLSFDERIKTNYDHPLAFETDFMIEQLKELLEGRPVDIPIYDYTRHTRSDKTFRQEPQDVIIVEGILVLEDERLRDLMDIKLFVDTDDDIRIIRRIKRDMVERGRSLDSIIEQYTTVVKPMYHQFIEPSKRYADIIVPEGVSNVVAIDLITTKIASILVDRD
- a CDS encoding DEAD/DEAH box helicase; this encodes MIKEFPQIWQDQLETSQMTTLTDIQESVFEPIHSGKNVLGISPTGTGKTLAYLFPTLLKITSKKSQQLLILSPNTELAGQIFEVTKEWAEPIGLTAQLFISGTSQKRQIERLKKGPQIIVGTPGRIFELIKLKKIKMMNVDTIILDEFDELLGDSQYGFVQKITHYVPRDHQFIYMSATNKLDRASIEPTTEIIDKSDQKLEAIKHFYISVEKRDRLDLLRKFSNITDFRALVFFNSLSDLGAVEERLTYTGSTAVSLASDVNVRFRKTILEKFKDHQISLLLATDLVARGIDIENLEYVINFEVARDKENYTHRAGRTGRMGKEGVVITFVNHPEDIKKLKKFADVSEIQLHNQQLYKK
- a CDS encoding polysaccharide deacetylase family protein — its product is MRKVFYTLIGFLGIILITSGLFFWKSWSIQNDLVKIIKNENINNLTENSFLSKKIIHRKNQTYYYFAPTAINKDFYHENLPSSVYKSTQKDQYVFLKPEFSTTDLKGVKNVKIHKIVYEAGFLKLKRVSDHVVSDYHIKTDYQTFHLSELVSGHLDDITRIVTKDYPDQKFEISDYSQISEENGILRDHFKVKDKILIIDKTIQVPLQELFDVIDSNFLTGQSKIDFTEYQKAKEAALHPKKLVALTFDDGPNPLTSPQVISILQKYNAKATFFMMGSKVLGNESILKSVIASGSEIGNHTWDHPYLTKQSDEEVKSQIERTNIAIEKACGKRPIYLRPPYGATNARVEKLSGMTEILWTVDTRDWENHNTEKIMANIKSQLHPGGIILMHDIHQTSLQALPTVLDYLKKEGYQCVTVSKLLGDN
- a CDS encoding NADP-dependent glyceraldehyde-3-phosphate dehydrogenase, whose protein sequence is MTKQYKNLVNGEWKLSENEIKIYAPATGEELGSVPAMSTEEVDFVYESAKNAFKEWRALSYVERAAILHKAADILVRDAEKIGSVLSKEVAKGHKAAVSEVIRTAEIINYAAEEGIRMEGEVLEGGSFEASSKKKIAIVRHEPVGLVLAISPFNYPVNLAGSKIAPALIAGNVVALKPPTQGSMSGLLLAEAFAEAGVPAGVFNTITGRGSVIGDYIVEHEAVNFINFTGSTPVGERIGQLAGMRPIMLELGGKDSAIVLEDADLEMAAKNIVAGAFGYSGQRCTAVKRVLVMDKVADQLIEHVHNLVKKLSVGMPEENADITPLIDTKAADFVEGLINEASEKGAKAITEIKREGNLICPVIFDNVNTDMRLAWEEPFGPVLPFIRINSVEEAIEISNASEYGLQASVFTNNFPRAFAIGEKLEVGTVHINNKTQRGTDNFPFLGAKKSGAGVQGVKYSIDAMTNLKSIVFDIE
- the ptsP gene encoding phosphoenolpyruvate--protein phosphotransferase, giving the protein MTEMLKGIAASDGVAVAKAYLLVQPDLSFETVTVEDTNAEEARLDVALQASQDELSVIREKAVESLGEEAASVFDAHLMVLADPEMISQIKETIRAKQTNAETGLKEVTDMFITIFEGMEDNPYMQERAADIRDVAKRVLAHLLGVKLPNPATIDEESIVIAHDLTPSDTAQLDKKYVKAFVTNIGGRTSHSAIMARTLEIAAVLGTNDITKRVSDGDMIAVNGITGEVIINPSEEEITAFKTAGEAYAKQKAEWALLKDAETVTADGKHFELAANIGTPKDVEGVNENGAEAVGLYRTEFLYMDSQDFPTEDEQYEAYKAVLEGMNGKPVVVRTMDIGGDKELPYFDLPKEMNPFLGFRALRISISETGDGMFRTQMRALLRASVHGQLRIMFPMVALLKEFRAAKAVFDEEKAKLVAEGIAVSDDIQVGIMIEIPAAAMLADQFAKEVDFFSIGTNDLIQYTMAADRMNEQVSYLYQPYNPSILRLINNVIKAAHAEGKWAGMCGEMAGDQQAVPLLVGMGLDEFSMSATSVLRTRSLMKTLDTSKMQEYAQRALTTCSTAEEVLELSKEYL